In the genome of Solibacillus silvestris, one region contains:
- a CDS encoding acyl-CoA dehydrogenase, producing the protein MNLPNVQFTEEQKQFRQEVRSFLKQHIEDGTFETRCDSWLSGSDPSFSKLVAEQGWIGMTWPKQYGGSERSTIDRYILTEEFLAFGAPVAAHWFADRQTGPLLLRFGTDYQKEFFLPKIVKGECFFAIGLSEPNSGSDLASVATRAEKVEGGWIVNGAKTWSSNAHDAHYMVTLIRTEPLGEKKHEGLSQFIIDLKGEGVTIAPIRYLTGEPHFNDIYLDNVFVPDEMVVGTLGNGWKQGLAELAFERSGPERILSTFPLLNEVIEQLKIKRDLVGLEEATKLVAELWSLRNLSIGVAKVLEEGGEVAVPAALVKSIGTKFEQKIPEIIRLMLDVYPNLHSDNRVERYLAESILHAPGFTIRGGTSEVLYGILAKGVIAQ; encoded by the coding sequence ATGAATCTACCGAATGTACAATTTACAGAAGAACAAAAGCAGTTTAGACAGGAAGTGCGAAGTTTTTTAAAGCAACATATTGAAGACGGGACATTTGAAACACGCTGTGACTCATGGCTTAGCGGCTCTGACCCTTCTTTTTCAAAACTAGTGGCAGAGCAGGGATGGATCGGAATGACCTGGCCGAAGCAATATGGTGGCAGTGAGCGCAGTACAATTGACCGCTATATTTTAACGGAAGAGTTTTTGGCATTTGGCGCGCCGGTAGCTGCACACTGGTTTGCAGATCGTCAGACAGGACCATTGCTGCTGCGTTTTGGTACAGACTACCAGAAGGAATTTTTCCTGCCGAAAATTGTGAAAGGTGAATGCTTTTTCGCGATCGGTTTAAGTGAACCGAACAGTGGATCGGATTTGGCATCCGTTGCAACACGCGCGGAAAAAGTAGAGGGCGGCTGGATTGTGAATGGTGCAAAAACTTGGTCCAGTAATGCTCATGATGCACATTACATGGTAACGCTCATACGTACAGAACCATTAGGTGAGAAAAAGCATGAAGGTCTTTCGCAATTTATAATCGATTTAAAAGGTGAAGGTGTGACGATTGCGCCAATTCGTTATTTAACAGGAGAACCGCATTTTAACGATATCTACTTGGATAATGTATTTGTTCCGGATGAGATGGTAGTAGGGACACTAGGTAACGGGTGGAAGCAAGGTTTGGCAGAGCTGGCATTTGAACGCAGTGGGCCTGAGCGAATTTTAAGTACATTCCCGCTTTTAAACGAGGTAATTGAACAACTGAAGATTAAGAGAGATCTAGTGGGTCTGGAAGAAGCGACGAAGCTTGTTGCCGAACTGTGGTCATTACGCAACTTATCAATTGGGGTTGCAAAAGTATTGGAAGAAGGCGGCGAAGTTGCAGTACCGGCAGCACTTGTAAAAAGTATCGGCACGAAGTTTGAACAGAAAATTCCTGAAATCATCCGCCTGATGCTTGATGTGTATCCAAACTTGCATAGCGACAATAGGGTCGAGCGATATTTGGCTGAATCTATTTTACATGCACCAGGCTTTACAATTCGTGGCGGAACATCAGAAGTTCTGTATGGAATTTTAGCGAAGGGGGTTATTGCACAATGA
- a CDS encoding rRNA maturation RNase YbeY, with the protein MLLIDFLDETNEVQESHLELVEKLLQHAAEQEGIEDGSEVSVTFVTNEAIHEINREYRDKDQPTDVISFALEEMGEGELQIIGEGIPRILGDIIISTDRTREQAAEYGHTFERELGFLAVHGFLHLLGYDHMTPEDEKVMFGKQDTILQSYGLGRDINERP; encoded by the coding sequence ATGTTATTAATTGATTTTTTAGATGAAACAAATGAAGTACAAGAATCCCACTTGGAGTTAGTGGAAAAACTCCTTCAGCATGCAGCGGAACAGGAAGGAATCGAGGATGGCTCGGAAGTGTCGGTGACATTTGTGACGAATGAAGCAATCCATGAAATTAACCGTGAATACCGCGATAAAGACCAGCCTACTGATGTCATTTCTTTTGCATTGGAGGAAATGGGTGAAGGGGAACTGCAAATTATCGGTGAAGGGATTCCACGTATTTTAGGTGATATTATCATCTCGACAGACCGTACTCGTGAACAGGCAGCTGAATATGGCCATACGTTTGAACGTGAGCTTGGCTTCCTGGCTGTCCATGGCTTTTTGCATCTGCTAGGCTATGATCATATGACACCGGAAGATGAAAAAGTTATGTTCGGGAAGCAAGATACGATTTTACAGTCATACGGCCTAGGTCGTGATATTAATGAACGTCCGTAA
- a CDS encoding hydrolase glyoxylase, whose translation MRQFENEHLTVFQSVLYQTTSAVIKTKQALIVTDPNWLPNEIAEIKTYIESIIEDRKLYLIYTHSDYDHIIAAGAFPHATTIASEAFVKRANKQEVLEQIRQFDAQYYIDRDYSIRYPHIDIVIKEDGQTLELPDITCCFYLSPGHTVDGLFTVVEPFGIFLAGDYLSDVEFPFIEDYEAYLATIQKAQKIISNKKVEVIVPGHGATTNNRSEIQKRIDASLLYLNNLSSGNVDESELQKLYPFYKGLKEMHELNKKIFNKNSHRI comes from the coding sequence ATGCGCCAATTTGAAAATGAGCATTTAACCGTATTTCAAAGTGTGTTATATCAAACGACATCAGCGGTAATCAAAACAAAGCAGGCATTAATCGTAACCGATCCTAACTGGCTGCCGAACGAAATTGCCGAAATAAAAACCTATATCGAGTCGATTATTGAAGATCGGAAATTATATCTTATTTATACACATAGTGATTATGATCATATTATAGCAGCCGGCGCATTCCCGCATGCGACAACAATTGCAAGTGAAGCTTTTGTTAAGCGGGCGAATAAACAAGAGGTATTGGAACAAATCCGTCAGTTTGATGCTCAGTACTATATTGATAGAGATTATTCTATTAGGTATCCCCACATAGACATCGTGATTAAAGAAGATGGTCAAACACTTGAGCTGCCGGATATAACTTGTTGCTTTTACTTATCACCAGGGCATACGGTAGATGGATTATTTACAGTTGTGGAGCCGTTCGGTATTTTTTTGGCGGGGGATTATTTATCGGATGTCGAGTTTCCTTTTATAGAAGATTATGAAGCCTATTTAGCAACAATCCAAAAGGCGCAAAAAATTATATCGAATAAAAAAGTTGAAGTTATTGTGCCAGGACATGGGGCAACGACAAATAACCGAAGTGAAATTCAAAAACGTATTGATGCATCGTTATTATATTTAAATAATTTATCAAGCGGTAATGTGGATGAATCGGAATTACAGAAACTTTATCCGTTTTATAAAGGATTAAAAGAAATGCACGAGCTTAATAAAAAAATATTCAACAAAAATAGCCACAGGATTTAA
- a CDS encoding phosphohydrolase, protein MIIKRFNKLIQLISFRALLFIVLAATALLQFFLMIDNVRGVTYDIQLTELSPETIRSSKTVEDTVKTEIERENAEKAVDPVYIYKDEVPSQRATFVTTIFDIALEVKKDIAEAEEEIPQAEQIKMLRTGLKDIFDNHQNLILSDAQLLNVLSASQANLESARDALATLVEVNLNYPLRKDSLLPYRNELESKIRQQPSISEGLMSVAIVIGRAAIVETEVLDEEKTAIAKQQAKEAVEPTRILQGQIIVQEGEVITREIYRQLELLGMLDSEESIKPIAGLIILILLQMSFLFVLFDRTEKDIASKRNELLVTIIVYVIALIMMKLIALISTNFDLMIAFIFPSALVTMLVRVLANDRTASIVTIITAASAGIIFHEGLSGILQMDTALYILFGGFASIIFMRSLEKRTDILQAVGIVTLVNIVFIAFYILMGQSGYGMKEVAFYVAAAIISGLLSGALMMGLLPYFESAFGLLSVVRLIELSNPNHPLLKKILTETPGTYHHSIMVANLAEAACEAIGADGLLARVGCYYHDVGKTRRPLFFIENQMGTNPHDTMAPESSAEIIIAHTTDGAELLRKHKMPQEIIDICLQHHGTSTLKFFLFKAKEEGKELDESVFRYPGPKPQTKEAAIISIADSVEAAVRSMQHPNAEKIQKLVQTIIQDRVQDDQFDECDISLKELKKIEDVLCETLNGTFHSRIEYPKE, encoded by the coding sequence ATGATCATAAAAAGATTTAACAAGCTCATCCAATTAATCAGCTTTCGCGCACTGTTATTCATCGTCCTTGCGGCTACTGCACTCCTGCAGTTTTTCCTGATGATTGATAATGTTCGGGGCGTTACATATGATATCCAACTAACTGAATTATCACCGGAAACCATTCGTTCATCTAAAACAGTGGAAGATACGGTAAAGACAGAAATAGAAAGGGAAAATGCGGAGAAAGCCGTAGACCCTGTATACATATATAAAGATGAAGTGCCAAGTCAGCGTGCAACTTTTGTGACAACCATTTTTGATATTGCATTGGAAGTGAAGAAGGATATTGCAGAGGCAGAGGAAGAAATACCCCAAGCCGAACAAATAAAAATGCTGCGTACCGGATTAAAAGATATATTTGATAACCATCAAAATCTGATTTTATCGGATGCACAGTTGCTGAATGTATTAAGTGCATCACAAGCAAATCTTGAGTCTGCACGTGATGCATTGGCGACATTGGTTGAAGTGAACTTAAATTATCCGCTTCGTAAGGATAGCTTGCTGCCGTACCGTAATGAACTGGAAAGCAAGATCCGTCAGCAGCCTTCGATATCTGAAGGCTTAATGAGTGTGGCGATCGTTATTGGTCGTGCAGCTATTGTGGAAACAGAAGTACTGGATGAAGAAAAAACGGCCATTGCCAAACAGCAGGCAAAGGAAGCAGTTGAGCCAACACGTATTTTGCAAGGACAGATCATTGTCCAGGAAGGCGAAGTAATTACACGCGAAATTTATCGTCAGCTTGAACTATTAGGGATGCTGGACAGTGAAGAATCGATTAAACCAATTGCCGGATTAATTATTTTGATTTTACTGCAAATGTCTTTCCTGTTTGTTCTGTTTGATCGCACGGAAAAAGACATTGCTTCAAAGCGCAATGAACTGCTCGTGACGATTATTGTATATGTGATTGCGTTAATCATGATGAAACTGATCGCACTGATTTCAACGAATTTTGATCTGATGATTGCCTTTATATTCCCATCGGCATTAGTGACAATGCTAGTCCGCGTGTTAGCCAATGACCGCACCGCAAGTATTGTGACAATCATCACTGCTGCGTCTGCAGGCATCATCTTCCATGAAGGATTATCGGGTATTTTGCAGATGGATACAGCGCTTTACATTTTATTTGGCGGATTTGCGTCGATTATTTTTATGCGCAGCCTTGAAAAACGGACAGACATTTTGCAGGCGGTAGGTATCGTAACGCTTGTTAACATCGTATTTATCGCATTTTATATACTGATGGGACAGTCAGGATACGGAATGAAGGAAGTTGCATTTTATGTTGCTGCAGCGATTATTTCAGGTTTGTTATCCGGTGCTTTAATGATGGGTCTCCTTCCGTATTTCGAATCGGCTTTCGGACTTTTATCGGTCGTACGTCTGATCGAATTATCGAATCCGAATCACCCGTTGTTAAAGAAAATTTTGACGGAAACACCCGGTACGTATCACCATAGTATAATGGTTGCCAATCTGGCTGAAGCAGCATGTGAAGCAATTGGGGCTGATGGCTTGCTAGCAAGAGTCGGTTGCTATTATCATGATGTAGGGAAAACGCGAAGACCTTTATTTTTCATTGAAAACCAAATGGGGACAAATCCTCATGATACGATGGCACCCGAAAGTAGTGCAGAAATTATTATTGCACATACTACAGATGGGGCAGAGCTGTTGCGCAAGCATAAAATGCCTCAGGAAATCATCGATATTTGTCTACAGCATCATGGGACAAGCACATTGAAATTCTTTTTGTTTAAGGCTAAGGAAGAAGGGAAAGAATTGGACGAAAGTGTATTCCGATATCCGGGTCCAAAGCCACAGACGAAAGAGGCCGCAATCATTAGTATTGCGGACAGTGTTGAAGCAGCAGTACGTTCAATGCAGCACCCAAATGCAGAGAAAATACAGAAGCTTGTGCAAACGATTATTCAGGATCGTGTACAGGATGACCAGTTTGATGAATGCGATATTTCATTAAAAGAACTGAAAAAGATAGAAGACGTATTATGTGAAACATTAAATGGAACGTTCCACTCGCGTATTGAATATCCAAAGGAATAG
- a CDS encoding acyl-CoA dehydrogenase, whose protein sequence is MSEIKEMVLEVVEKIFKDKVEKETVDLLEQNKWAEDVWQLLLDNELHQVVVSEEDGGAGGDIEDLLALYELLGKYAVPVPFIEHTLAHFLLQQVDLKGFEQLTTYSITTPLQLKDNALSGTLKHVGWAQYAEKIVAVAQEEEQQFIIVADLQDALMKNSTNLAAEPRSEVVFENMKALQKVPISTKQYDQFKKLVTAASVSKMSGALTTAFQLSVQFSKEREQFGRPIHRFQLVQQHLANMAGEQTLMTVAVNNIQTLLAAGREESEVAYARLRMDDASRVVATSAHQVHAAIGVTHEHRLHQYTRRLWAWRDEEFTARYWKKQLAQQLLKTKIDLWESITDEVETHVHA, encoded by the coding sequence ATGAGCGAAATTAAAGAAATGGTCTTAGAAGTAGTTGAAAAGATTTTTAAAGATAAAGTCGAAAAAGAAACGGTTGATCTTTTGGAGCAGAATAAGTGGGCCGAAGATGTTTGGCAGCTGTTGCTAGATAATGAACTCCATCAGGTAGTGGTAAGTGAAGAAGATGGAGGAGCAGGTGGGGATATTGAAGATTTATTGGCACTGTATGAACTTTTAGGGAAATATGCTGTACCTGTTCCGTTTATTGAGCATACGTTAGCCCATTTTTTATTGCAGCAAGTGGACCTAAAAGGATTTGAGCAGTTAACTACCTACAGCATTACAACCCCGCTGCAATTAAAGGACAATGCTTTATCCGGTACATTAAAGCATGTCGGGTGGGCCCAGTATGCCGAAAAAATTGTGGCGGTTGCACAGGAAGAGGAGCAGCAGTTTATCATTGTTGCCGACTTACAAGATGCACTGATGAAAAACAGCACCAACTTGGCAGCCGAACCACGTTCAGAAGTCGTTTTCGAAAATATGAAAGCGCTTCAAAAAGTGCCGATTTCAACAAAGCAGTATGACCAATTTAAAAAGTTAGTTACAGCGGCATCTGTCAGCAAAATGAGCGGAGCACTAACAACCGCATTCCAGCTGAGTGTTCAGTTTAGCAAAGAACGCGAACAATTCGGCCGTCCAATTCACCGGTTCCAGCTTGTGCAGCAGCATTTAGCGAATATGGCAGGAGAACAGACGCTTATGACAGTGGCAGTCAATAATATTCAAACATTATTGGCAGCTGGGCGAGAAGAAAGCGAAGTGGCGTATGCACGCTTGCGAATGGATGATGCGAGTCGTGTGGTGGCAACTTCTGCGCACCAAGTTCATGCAGCGATCGGTGTGACACATGAACATCGCCTCCACCAGTATACGCGCCGCTTATGGGCTTGGCGAGATGAAGAATTTACGGCACGCTACTGGAAAAAACAGTTGGCACAGCAACTGCTGAAAACAAAAATAGACTTGTGGGAAAGCATTACAGATGAAGTAGAAACGCATGTACATGCATAA
- a CDS encoding poly-gamma-glutamate biosynthesis protein produces the protein MNNLNKFLLALWGISLALLFIVVATVDQDKTIIVAEGQMNIEEPIPSPTINIENDIKDKNEPISEREQQAPKESIRLAMAGDILLHLRLAEYNDFTSSFSAVTQMMQSYDFLIANQESPPVGNEYPLSGYPLFSSPPHIIRDIQHAGVDLVTIANNHIIDQGENGMRTVFNNLEDYHMPYVGAYKNEDDRSTQRIMEIGSIKIGLLAYTYGTNGLYLPQESPFLINYIDEAKIKADVEVLKQSVDVVAISMHWGSEYVYEANDNQKHYADILNEAGADIIFGTHPHVLQPYDKLINEQGQETHIFYSLGNFFSTIITIPNTMIGGIASLEITKEGDRITIDEPELYATSVLLDADGIYRVYPLKDVEQRSVKDLQWVKQIMGQHVTVY, from the coding sequence TTGAATAATTTAAATAAATTTTTATTGGCGCTTTGGGGGATTTCACTCGCTTTATTATTTATTGTCGTTGCGACAGTCGATCAGGACAAAACGATTATTGTCGCAGAAGGACAAATGAATATCGAAGAGCCCATCCCGTCGCCAACAATAAATATAGAGAATGATATAAAAGACAAAAACGAGCCAATTAGTGAACGTGAGCAACAAGCACCAAAAGAATCGATTCGTCTTGCAATGGCGGGGGATATTTTACTGCACTTAAGGCTTGCGGAATATAATGATTTTACTTCATCTTTTTCAGCAGTGACACAGATGATGCAAAGCTATGATTTTCTGATTGCCAATCAGGAATCGCCTCCTGTCGGAAATGAATATCCACTAAGCGGCTATCCATTATTTTCGAGTCCGCCCCATATTATTCGGGATATTCAACATGCAGGAGTCGATTTAGTCACAATCGCCAATAATCATATTATCGATCAAGGGGAAAATGGAATGCGTACAGTCTTTAACAATCTTGAAGACTACCATATGCCTTATGTAGGGGCTTATAAAAATGAAGATGACAGGTCTACACAACGTATTATGGAAATCGGATCGATAAAAATTGGACTGCTTGCCTACACATATGGGACAAATGGACTTTATTTGCCACAGGAATCGCCGTTTCTCATAAATTATATTGATGAAGCGAAAATAAAAGCGGATGTCGAGGTATTAAAACAATCGGTCGATGTTGTAGCAATATCGATGCATTGGGGATCGGAATATGTGTATGAAGCAAATGACAACCAAAAGCACTATGCAGATATATTAAATGAAGCGGGAGCCGATATCATTTTCGGGACCCATCCGCATGTCCTGCAACCGTATGACAAGCTCATCAATGAACAGGGACAGGAGACACATATTTTTTATTCGCTCGGTAATTTCTTTTCAACAATTATAACGATCCCGAACACAATGATCGGCGGAATCGCGAGCCTTGAAATTACTAAGGAAGGCGACAGGATTACTATAGATGAACCTGAGCTTTATGCCACTTCTGTATTACTGGATGCAGATGGAATTTATCGGGTTTATCCATTAAAAGATGTGGAACAGCGCTCTGTAAAAGATTTGCAGTGGGTAAAGCAAATCATGGGCCAACATGTAACCGTTTATTAA
- a CDS encoding cytidine deaminase: protein MNMEQLMEQSKIAREFAYVPYSKFKVGAALLAEDGTVYNGCNIENAGYSMTNCAERTAFFKAVSEGNMKFKALAIVADTPGPCSPCGACRQVMSEFCAPDMPVYLTNMNGDVQQTTVGELIPGAFNTEDMKNAGK, encoded by the coding sequence ATGAACATGGAACAATTAATGGAACAATCTAAAATTGCACGTGAATTTGCTTATGTACCTTACTCGAAATTTAAAGTAGGTGCGGCATTATTAGCAGAAGACGGTACAGTGTACAATGGCTGCAATATCGAGAATGCAGGTTACAGCATGACAAACTGCGCGGAACGTACGGCGTTTTTCAAAGCAGTGTCAGAAGGCAATATGAAATTTAAAGCGCTGGCGATCGTAGCAGACACACCGGGTCCATGTTCCCCATGCGGAGCTTGTCGACAAGTAATGAGTGAATTTTGTGCTCCGGATATGCCTGTCTACTTAACAAATATGAATGGTGACGTTCAACAAACAACAGTAGGTGAGCTAATCCCGGGTGCATTTAATACGGAGGATATGAAAAATGCAGGAAAATAA
- a CDS encoding DNA repair protein RecO, translating into MLHKWEGIVLKARAYGESNKIVTLMTREAGKVACMARGAKKPTSRLAGVTQTFMHGSFLVQRTSGMGTLQQGEHFNSMRHIQTDIVATAYASYIVEIVDRLVEEGRPEPYAFDILIQALNAIEEGYDPEAITLFVDWKMLPFAGIQPILHACAGCGAVDGEFAFSFTQGGFICHRCFHLDPYIIRLSPTQLKLIRMFYTVPIEQVGKLELKPQTKQFIKKIVTTIYEEQTGIRLKSRNFIEQLERTPLLQREKKEEE; encoded by the coding sequence ATGCTACATAAATGGGAAGGCATCGTTTTAAAGGCGCGTGCTTATGGTGAATCCAATAAAATCGTGACTCTGATGACACGTGAAGCCGGTAAAGTTGCGTGTATGGCACGTGGAGCGAAAAAACCTACGAGTCGTTTGGCAGGTGTAACGCAAACATTTATGCATGGCTCGTTTTTAGTCCAGCGAACATCAGGCATGGGAACATTGCAGCAAGGGGAACATTTCAATTCGATGCGCCACATCCAAACAGATATTGTGGCAACAGCTTATGCAAGCTACATCGTGGAAATTGTCGATCGCCTCGTTGAAGAAGGCAGACCGGAACCTTATGCTTTTGATATATTAATTCAGGCATTGAATGCAATTGAAGAAGGGTATGATCCGGAAGCGATTACATTGTTTGTCGATTGGAAAATGCTCCCGTTTGCAGGGATTCAGCCGATTTTGCATGCATGTGCAGGGTGTGGAGCTGTTGATGGAGAATTTGCGTTTTCATTTACACAAGGCGGATTTATATGTCATCGATGTTTCCATTTAGACCCGTATATTATCAGGTTGTCACCAACACAGCTCAAGCTGATTCGCATGTTTTATACGGTGCCGATTGAGCAAGTCGGCAAGCTGGAGTTAAAACCGCAGACAAAACAATTTATCAAAAAAATTGTCACGACAATCTATGAAGAACAAACGGGAATTCGTCTGAAATCACGTAACTTCATCGAACAACTGGAGCGTACACCATTATTGCAGCGTGAAAAGAAGGAAGAGGAATAA
- the era gene encoding GTPase Era (Era; Escherichia coli Ras-like protein; Bex; Bacillus Era-complementing segment; essential protein in Escherichia coli that is involved in many cellular processes; GTPase; binds the cell membrane through apparent C-terminal domain; mutants are arrested during the cell cycle; Streptococcus pneumoniae Era binds to RNA and Escherichia coli Era binds 16S rRNA and 30S ribosome): protein MQENKGYKSGFVSIVGRPNVGKSTFLNRVIGQKIAIMSDKPQTTRNKVQGVLTQQNSQTIFIDTPGIHKPKHKLGEFMLKTSRNALREVDVIMFMVNAEQAIGKGDEFIIELLQGNKTPVFLIINKIDLVHPDELVKIIDSYKDKFDFAEIIPISALQGNNVENLLSTIEKYLPEGPQYYPADQVTDHPERFIISELIREKVLHLTREEIPHSIAVVIERIKPHEEKENMIHVQATIMVERDSQKGIVIGKRGALLKEVGSRARQDIEMLLGSKVYLELWVKVQKDWRNKQTHLRDFGFREDEY from the coding sequence ATGCAGGAAAATAAAGGATACAAGTCGGGCTTTGTCTCGATTGTAGGTCGTCCTAATGTGGGCAAATCAACATTTTTAAACCGAGTAATCGGCCAGAAAATTGCGATTATGTCTGACAAACCACAAACGACACGTAATAAAGTACAAGGTGTTTTAACACAACAAAACTCTCAAACGATTTTCATCGATACACCGGGGATTCATAAGCCTAAACATAAATTAGGCGAATTTATGCTGAAAACTTCACGTAATGCTTTACGTGAAGTGGATGTGATCATGTTTATGGTTAATGCTGAACAAGCTATCGGAAAAGGTGACGAATTCATCATCGAGTTGTTACAAGGCAATAAAACACCGGTATTTTTAATCATCAATAAAATTGATTTAGTACATCCGGATGAACTGGTAAAAATCATTGATTCGTATAAAGATAAGTTCGACTTTGCTGAAATTATTCCAATTTCAGCATTACAGGGTAACAACGTGGAAAACTTATTATCGACAATCGAAAAGTATTTACCTGAAGGCCCGCAATATTACCCGGCAGACCAAGTAACGGACCACCCGGAACGCTTCATTATTTCTGAACTGATTCGTGAAAAGGTATTGCACTTAACACGTGAAGAAATTCCACATTCAATTGCGGTTGTCATTGAGCGCATTAAGCCACATGAAGAAAAGGAAAATATGATTCATGTACAGGCGACAATCATGGTAGAACGCGATTCACAAAAAGGAATAGTCATCGGCAAACGCGGTGCTCTTTTAAAAGAAGTCGGCTCACGTGCCCGTCAGGATATTGAAATGCTACTAGGCTCAAAAGTATACTTAGAGCTTTGGGTAAAAGTTCAAAAAGATTGGCGTAACAAGCAAACGCATTTACGCGATTTTGGATTTAGAGAAGACGAGTATTAA
- a CDS encoding phosphate starvation-inducible protein PhoH, protein MSEKYVELQIDNPNEAVMLLGMSDANITLIEETYSVQIITRGEVIQIAGDDLEKKNQAYAVLEALLKVIRKNINIDQRDVSTAIEMASKGTIEYYAELYDEEIARNTKGKPIRAKTIGQREYIRAIRHKDLIFGIGPAGTGKTYLAVVMATQALKNGHVKRIILTRPAVEAGESLGFLPGDLKEKVDPYLRPLYDALHDIYGQEQTQRLIERGTIEIAPLAYMRGRTLDDAFVILDEAQNTTHQQMKMFLTRLGFGSKMVITGDKTQIDLPKNTESGLIIAERTLRYVKDIHFQILEQGDVVRHPLVARVIQAYTEQEL, encoded by the coding sequence ATGTCAGAAAAATATGTTGAGCTTCAAATAGACAATCCAAATGAAGCTGTAATGCTTTTAGGAATGTCAGATGCAAATATAACATTGATTGAAGAAACTTATAGCGTACAAATTATTACGCGTGGGGAAGTCATACAAATTGCAGGCGATGATTTAGAAAAGAAAAATCAAGCATATGCCGTTTTAGAAGCGTTATTGAAAGTTATACGAAAAAATATTAATATCGATCAGCGCGATGTGTCAACAGCCATTGAAATGGCCAGCAAAGGCACAATTGAATATTATGCGGAGTTATATGATGAAGAAATTGCGCGTAATACAAAAGGCAAGCCAATCCGTGCAAAAACGATTGGGCAACGTGAATACATCCGGGCAATCCGTCATAAAGACCTGATTTTCGGAATTGGACCTGCCGGAACCGGTAAAACGTATTTAGCGGTTGTGATGGCTACACAGGCATTAAAAAATGGTCATGTAAAACGGATTATTTTAACACGTCCTGCCGTTGAAGCGGGAGAGTCATTAGGGTTTTTACCGGGGGACTTGAAGGAAAAGGTCGATCCGTATTTACGTCCGCTCTATGATGCACTTCATGACATTTATGGACAGGAGCAGACGCAGCGTCTAATAGAGCGCGGGACGATTGAAATCGCACCTTTAGCGTATATGCGTGGCCGTACATTGGATGATGCATTCGTCATTTTAGACGAAGCTCAAAATACAACGCATCAGCAAATGAAGATGTTTTTAACGCGTTTAGGCTTTGGCTCAAAGATGGTCATTACAGGCGATAAAACACAAATTGATTTACCTAAAAACACGGAGTCCGGTCTGATTATTGCAGAGCGTACATTACGTTATGTAAAAGATATTCATTTCCAAATACTTGAGCAAGGTGACGTAGTCCGTCACCCATTAGTAGCGAGAGTAATACAGGCTTACACGGAGCAGGAATTATAA
- a CDS encoding UDP kinase, translating into MNVRKFFRSFRYAMEGLVTAVQEQNFRFHLVSAVIVLMAGLLTGLSIVEWCIITLVIAFVIGTELINTAIERVVDLASPEIHPLAKQAKDVAAGAVLVFALASVIIGLLIFLPKWF; encoded by the coding sequence ATGAACGTCCGTAAATTTTTTCGTTCTTTTCGTTATGCAATGGAAGGACTAGTTACGGCTGTACAGGAACAAAACTTCAGATTTCACTTAGTGAGTGCAGTAATTGTCCTGATGGCTGGTTTACTGACGGGGCTATCGATCGTTGAATGGTGTATCATCACTTTAGTCATAGCTTTCGTCATCGGAACTGAGTTGATCAATACGGCAATCGAGCGTGTAGTGGACTTGGCATCACCGGAAATTCATCCGCTCGCCAAGCAGGCAAAGGATGTTGCGGCAGGTGCTGTACTTGTTTTTGCGCTCGCAAGTGTTATAATCGGACTACTCATATTTTTACCAAAATGGTTTTAA